ACGCCGCCAAGATCCGCCGCATCTGCACCGAGCTGATCGACGCCGTGTGCGAGAAGGGCTCGTGCGAGTTCGTGCGCGACATCGCGGCGCCGCTGCCGATGGCGATCATCGGCGACATGCTGGGTGTGCGCCCCGAGGATCGCGACCGCCTGCTGCGCTGGTCCGACGACCTCGTCAGCGCGAGCGGGAACGACGACCCGCAGGTGCGCGAGCGGTCGATGCAGGCGGGCGCCGAGTGGATGGCCTACGCGCAGGGCGTCATCGAGGACCGCCGCGGCCGGCCGGAGCAGGACGATCTGATCAGCGTGCTCGTCCACGCCGAGATCGACGGCGAGCGGCTCGACGACGAGGCGCTGCGACAGGAGAGCCTCCTGATCCTCGTCGGCGGCGACGAGACGACGCGCCACGTGATCGTCGAGGGCATGAAGGCGCTGATCGATCACCCGGCCGAGCGCCGTCTCCTGCTCGAGGACCCGGCGCGCATCCCGACGGCCGTCGAGGAGATGCTGCGCTGGGTGTCGCCCATCAAGAACATGAACCGCACGGCGACGCGCGACACCGAGCTGTGCGGGCAGAAGGTGCGGGAGGGCGACCGCCTCCTCCTGCTCTACCACTCGGGCAATCGCGACGACGGCGCCTTCGAGGCCCCCGGCGAGTTCCGGGCGCTGCGCACGCCGAACCCGCACGTCGCCTTCGGCGGGTACGGAACGCACTTCTGCCTCGGCGCGAGCCTCGCGCGCCTCGAGCTGCGGATCATGTTCGAGGAGCTGCTGCGCCGCCTTCCGGACATGCAGATCGCGCCCGGGGCCGAGCTCCCGATGCGCTGCAACAACTTCATCGTGGGCATCGAGGAGATGCCCGTCACCTTCACGCCGACGGCGCCGGCGGGCCCGTCCGCCTGAGCCGCGCCGCACGCTGACGCGCCGCGCCGCTTTCGTCTAGGATCCGCGGCCTCGCGCCGCCGCTTCCGTCCTCTCACCCGACCGAGCGCGCGACACGCCCGCGACGCTCACGAAAGGAACGCCCATGAAGGCCGCCATCCTCCCCGCGCTGAACCAGGATCTGATCGTCCGCGACGACGTCGGCCTCGCCGATCTCGGCCCGGGCGAGGTCCACATCAAGGTCGGCTCGAGCGGCGTCTGCCACTCCGACGTGTCGGCGCAGAACGGGACGATCCCGCAGCCGCCGCCGTGCGTGCTCGGTCACGAGGGCGCGGGCACGGTGCTCGAGGTCGGCCCGGGCGTCTCCGACGTGAAGGCGGGCGACAAGGTGATCGTGTCGTTCACGCCCGCGTGCCGGAAGTGCAAGGCCTGTCTGCGCGGCCAGTCCTACCTGTGCATGGACATGGGTCGCATGATGGCGCCGCACTTCCGCATCGACGGGAACCCGGTCGCCGGCATGGCGGGCTGCGGCACGTTCGCCGAGGAGATGATCCTGCCCGACTCGGCGGTCGTGAAGATCGACGACGACATCCCGCTCGACATCGCGTCGCTGATCGGCTGCGGCGTGACGACCGGCGTCGGTGCGGCGATCAACAGCGCGGGCGTGACGCCCGGCTCGTCGGTCGTCGTGTTCGGCGCGGGCGGCGTCGGCATCTCGGCGATCCAGGGCGCGCGCATCGCCGGCGCGGCCGAGATCCTCGCGGTCGACCTGATGGACAGCAAGCTCGAGATGGCCCGCAAGTTCGGCGCGACGCACGTGTGCAAGCCCGACGACTTCGCCGGCCTCAACAACGAGATCACGGGCGGCGAGGGCTTCGACTACGCCCTCGAGTGCATCGGCAACCCCGCGACGATCCGCGCGACCTACGACGCGGCGCGCCGCGGCGGCGTCGCCTGCATCGTCGGCGTCGGGCGCATGGAGCAGATGATCCAGTTCAGCGCCTTCGAGTTCTTCTTCGCCGACAAGACGCTGCGCGGCTCGATGTACGGCAGCGCGCAGGTCCGCACGTTCATGCCGAAGCTGCTGCGCCTGTGGAAGGCCGGGAAGCTCGACCTCGAGGGCATGATCACGCGCCGCATCCAGATCGAGGACATCAACGACGCCTTCCGCGCCATGCAGGCGGGCGAGGTGATCCGCTCGGTCATCGACTTCAAGTAGTCGGCGTCGCTCCGCTCGCGCGCGCGGCGTCGGCCAGCCGGCCGACGTCGCGCGCCGACAGGTGCCCGTTCTCGTACATCCAGCGCATCTGCGCCTCGACGGTCTCGCGGATCGGCCGCAGCGCGAGGCCGAGCGCGGAGAGCGTCTTCGCGTCGTCGCCGCGGATGCCGCGCGTCGCGAGCATCATCGACTCCTCCGTCACGGCTCCCGGGTCGATCGGCGTGAAGCGGCGCAGCCAGTCGCCGACGCGGCCCGCGAAGCGCAGCGCGGCGCCCGGGCAGGGCACGCGCCACAGCGCGGCGCCGCGCAGATCCGAGACCAGCTCGCGCATCTCGTCGTGCGTCAGGAAGTGGCCGGCGAGCATGTAGCGCCGCGCGCCGCGTCCGGGCTCCATCGCGCGCGCGATCGCCTGCGCGAGGTCGCGCGCGTCGACGATCGGCATGCCGCCCTCGACCGACAGGTAGTAGTTCCACTGGACCATCGCGAAGATGGTCGTGATCTGGTTCCCGAGCGTCGGATTGTCCGGGCCCCACACGGCGCTCGGGTACACGCAGACGACGGGCGCACCGCGCTCCTGGAGCGCGCGGGCGACGCGCTCGGCGTCGGCCTTCGAGCGGCTGTACGGGTCGCGCGGCGCGGCGACGGGCGAGTCCTCGGTCGCGACCTCGACACCCGGCTCCCACAGCGCCGACAGGCTCGAGACGTGGACGAGCGGGTCGAGCCCGCGCGCGTGCCCTCCTCGAGCACGGTGCGCGTGCCGCCGACGTTCGTCGCGATCATGCGCTCGTGGTCGTCGCGGTCGAAGGTGAGCAGGCCGGCCGCGTGGAGGAGGGCGTCGCAGCCGCCCATCGCGCGCGCGACGCTCGCGCGATCGGTGACGTCGCCGGGTGCGACGTCGAGCGCGCGCGCGTCGAGGCCGAGTGCGCCGAGCACGCGCCGCGCCTTCGCGTCGTCGCGCGCCAGGATGCGGAGCGTGTGGCCCGCGCGCGCGAGCGCGGCACACGCGTGGCTGCCGACCATGCCGGTCGCGCCGGTCACCAGGATGCGCACGCCGTCCCCCCTGCGTCGCGGGGCCGTGGCGCGTGCGTCGCGCTCGCCCTCGCGGTGCGGACGCCGAGCCTATCACCCGCGCTCGCGCGTGCGCGCCCGCCGCGCCCGCGGCGTGCACGTTCACCCGACGCGCAGCGCCTCTGCGTCGAACGGAGCGAAGACGTCGAGCCGGTGGAAGTCCGGCGCGCGCCCCGCGGCCGGCCGCCAGGCGAGATGGCGCCGCGCCGCGCCGGCGCCGTGGATCGCGAAGGCGTTCAGGTGCGACACGCCGGCGGGCACGAGCGACCCGGGAACGACGGCGACCCCGCGCCAGCGCGCGCCCTCGCGCGCCACCGCGTACGCGATCGCGAGCTCCTCTCGGACGGCGTTGCGCACGCCCTCGAGCGCGAGCACGAGGTGGTGGCCGTGCGGGCCGAGCTCGACCTCGAGGTAGGTGTCGGGCGGGGCGAGCAGGAAGACCTCGACGACCTCGTGCTCGAAGAGCCGCGGCGTCGGGCCGGGCGGCGAGGCCGGCGCCGGGTCGCCGTGGAACGGCGCGTCGACCTCGATGCGCCAGTCGTCGCGCGCGCCGCGCGCGCTCCGGGAGAGCGCGATGCGCACGCGCTCGCCGGGGAGCGCCGCGCCGCCGTCCCACGTGCGCTCGATGTCGAGGATCACGTCGCACCCTCCCGTCGGTGTCGGCCGTCGGTGTCGGCCGTCGGTGTCGGCCGCGGGCGCCCGCCGTCTGCGTCGGCGCCGGGAGCCGGATCGCGTCGCGCTCGATACCGCCGACCCGGGCGGGTGGCAACGGCTCGCCGCACACGTCGCCTTGCTAGTGTGCGCGCATGTCGTCCGCCGCTGCGCCTTCCTCCGCCGCCGCGCCCGGCGCCGCGACCTCCGTCGCCGAGGACGTCGTCGTCGAGCTCGACGCCGTCGGCAAGCGCTTCGGCGCGCGCGTCGCGGTCGACGCGCTGTCGCTGCGCATCCGCGCGGGCGAGTGCTTCGGGCTGCTCGGTCCGAACGGCGCCGGCAAGACCACGACGCTGCGGATGATCTACGGCGTCACGCGCCCGAGCCGCGGCGCGCTGCGCGTCTTCGGCCTCGACGCGCAGCGCGAACGGCGCGCCATCCGCGCGCGCCTCGGCGTCACGCTCCAGGAGAACGTGCTGATCGAGACGCTCTCCGCCGAGGAGAACCTGCGCGTCTTCGGGCGCTACCACCTGCTGCGCGAGCCCGCCCTCTCGCAGCGCGTCGACGAGCTGATGGGCTTCCTCGAGCTGCGCTCGCACGCGGGGCTCGCCGTGCGCCATCTGTCGGGCGGCTACCAGCGCCGCGTCGCGATCGGCCTGTCGCTGATGGGCTCGCCGGAGCTCCTGATCCTCGACGAGCCGACGACCGGGCTCGACCCGGCCGTGCGCCTCGCGCTCTGGGCGCGCGTGCGGCGCCTGCGCGCGTCCGGCACGACCGTGCTCCTGACCACGCACTACATGGACGAGGCCGAGCGGCTCTGCGACCGCGTCGCGATCCTCTCGCACGGGCGCGCCGTCGCGGAGGGCGCGCCGCGCGCGCTGATCGAGCGCGAGCTCGCGCGCGAGGTGGTCGAGCTCGAGACGAGTGCCGACGAGGCCGCGCGCTTCGAGCGCGACGCCCCGGGCGTGCGCGCCTCGCTGCGGGTCGAGTCGCGCTCGATGCTCTTCGCCGACGACGCGGCGGCCGTCGCCGAGTGGCTGCGCGCGCACGACGGCGGCGATCGTCGGCCGCTCGTCGTGCGGCCCGCGAACCTCGAGGACGTCTTCCTGCGCGTCACGGGAACGACGCTCGAGGCGGACGCGGAGTGAGCGCGTGAGCCTCTCGCCCCGACACGCGCTCGCCGTCTGGCGCCGCAGCCTCGCCATGTACGCGCAGAGCTGGAAGTGGAACCTGCTGCCGAACTTCTTCGAGCCGGTCTTCTACCTCGCGTCGCTCGGCATCGGCGTCGGCGCGTACATCACGGAGATGGGAGGCCGCTCGTACGCCGAGTTCCTGGCGCCCGGGCTCGTGTGCGTGGCGGCGATGAACGGCGCGAGCTTCGAGGTCACGTACAACACGTTCGTGCGGCTCGAGTTCGAGAAGACGTACGACCTCATGCTCACCGCGCCGATCGAGGCGGACGACGTGCTCGCCGGCGAGCTGCTCTGGGCGATGACGCGCGTGATGCTCTACGGGGGGATCTTCTACTTCGTGACGATCGCGTTCGGCCTCGCGCCCCTCCCGCACTCGCTCGCGATGCTCGGCGTGATCCCGCTGACCGGGCTGCTCTTCGGCGCGCTCGGCTTCGCGTTCACGCTGCGCATCCCGACGATCGATCTCTTCAGCTTCTACTTCACGCTCTTCCTGACGCCGCTCTTCCTGTTCTCCGGCGTCTTCTTCCCGATCGAGGAGCGGCTCTCGGGCGCGTGGCTCTGGGTGGCCGAGGCGACGCCGCTGCTCCACCCGGTGCGGCTCGCGCACATGGCGTTCGAGGGGAGCTTCCGCCCGATCGCGCTCTGGGACGTGGCCTACGTCCTCGCCGCGACGGCGGGCCTGCTCGCGTGGACGCGCGTGCGGCTGCGCGAACGGCTCGAGAGCTGAGCGCGTCGTCGCTCCCGCGCGGCGGGAGGAGTAGGCTCGTCCGTCCATGCGCGTCGCGCTCTTCATCCCCTGCTACGTCGACCAGCTCGCGCCCGAGGTCGGCATCGCGACCGTCGAGCTGCTCGAGGCGCTCGGCGTCGACGTCGTCTTCCCGCTCGCGCAGGCGTGCTGCGGACAGCCGCTCGCGAACCTCGGCTGCCGCGACGACGCCCGCCCGCTCGCCCTCGGCCTCGCGCGGGCCTTCGCCGCGTGCGAGGTGGACCACGTCGTGGCGCCGTCGGCGAGCTGCGCGGCGATGGTGCGTCGCCACGCGCCCGCGCTCGCGCGCGACGCGCGCGAGCGCGCGCTCCTCGACGGGCTCGCCGAGCGCACGCGCGAGCTGTGCGAGTGGCTCGTCGACGTGCTCGGCGCCGACCATGTGCGCGGACGTTATGCGGCCCGCGTCGCGCTCCACCGCGGCTGCCACGCATTGCGCGAGCTCCGCCTCGGCCCCGCGAGCGAGCGCATGGACGCCGCGCCGCCCGTCGATCGCGCGCGCGCGCTGCTCGAGCGGCTCGACGGGCTCGCGCTCGCGCCGCAGGAGCGCGCGGACGAGTGCTGCGGCTTCGGCGGGACGTTCGCGGTCGCCGAGGACGCGGTCTCCGCGCGCATGGGGTCCGACCGTCTCGCCGACCTCGGCCGCACCGCGCCCGACGTCGTCGCGTCGACCGACGCGTCGTGTCTGCTCCACCTGCGCGGTCTGGCGGCGCGCGCGGCGGCGACGCGAGGCGCGGCACCCCTCGCGTTCGCGCACGTCGCCGAGGTGCTCCGCGACGGCGTGCTCGGCCGTGCGCCGCGCGCCGCGCGCGCGGCGCGGAGCGGGGAGGGCGCGTGACGGCGCCGGGCCCCGGCGCGGCGGACGCCGGCCACCCTGCGCGCGCGCGCGCGTTCGCGCGCGACGCGGCCCGCGTCACCTGGCACGACGCCGCCGTGTACGGCGTGCGGAAGCGGCGCGACGCGGCGGCGGCGAGCGTCCCGGAGTGGGAGGCGCTGCGCGACGCCGCGGCCGCGCTCAAGGCCGCCGTCCGCGCGGACTGGGGCGCGCACCTCGAGGCGTTCGAGGCGCGCGCGGTCGCGAGCGGCGCGCACGTCCACTGGGCGGCCGATGCGCGCGAGCTGTGCGAGACGGTGCTCGGGCTCCTGCGCGCGCGCGGCGCGCGGCGCGTCGTGAAGAGCAAGTCGATGCTCACGGAGGAGTGCGGGCTCAACCCGTTCCTCGAGGCGGCGGGCATCGAGGTCGTCGACACCGATCTCGGCGAGCGCATCGTGCAGCTGCGGCGCGAGCCGCCGAGCCACATCGTGATGCCGGCGATCCACCTGCGCCGCGAGGAGGTGGGCGAGCTCTTCCACCGCGCACTCGGCGGCCCCGCCGGCGAGCGCGACCCCGAGCGCCTCGTCGCGCTCGCGCGCGCCCACCTGCGCGACGCCTTCCTCGGCGCCGACGCGGGCATCACGGGCGCGAACTTCGCGGTCGCCGAGACGGGCGAGATCGTCGTCTGCACGAACGAGGGCAACGCCGATCTCGGCACCGCGCTGCCGCCGCTCCACATCGCGTGCGTCGGCATCGAGAAGCTCGTCGAGCGCGAGCGCGACCTCGGCGTCTTCCTGCGCCTGCTCGCGCGCTCGGCGACGGGCCAGGCGCTCACCGTGTACACGTCGCACTTCCGCGGCCCGGCGCCCGGCGGCGAGCTGCACGTGGTGCTCGTCGACGACGGACGCAGCGCGCTCGCCGCGCGCCCCGAGCTCGCGAGCGCGCTCTCCTGCATCCGCTGCGGCGCGTGCCTCAACACGTGTCCCGTGTACCGGCGCAGCGGCGGCCACAGCTACGCGACGCCGGTGCCCGGGCCGATCGGGTCGGTGCTCGGCCCGGCGCGCGACGCGCGCGCGCACGCGAGCCTGCCCGGCGCGTGCAGCCTGTGTGGCTCGTGCGCGGACGTGTGCCCGGTGAAGATCGACCTCCCGAGCCAGCTGCTCGTCCTCCGCGCCGAGATCGCGCAAGCGCGCTCGGCGCCGTCGGCGAAGCGGCTCGGCGCGCGCGCCGGCGCGTGGATGCTCGCGCGCCCGCGCCTGCTCGACTGGCTGCGGCGCGCGGCGCGTCCGCTCGTCGCGCGCCTCCCCCGCGCGCTCGTCGGGCGCGATGCCTGGACGCGCCACCGCGCGCTCCCCGACCTTCCGCGCGCGTCGTTCCGGAGCTGGTGGCAGCGCGAGCGCGGCACGGGCGCGCGCGCCGAGCGGACGGGCGACGGACGAGGGCGACGACCGTGACGCGCGCAGGCCGCGAACCGGCTGCGCGGGGCGACGCGCGCGCGCGCGTGCTCGCCGCCGTGCGCGCGCACGCGGCGCCGGCGGTCGCGCGGCCCGACCTCGCGCGCTTCGACCGCGCCGACGCGCGCGACCCGAACACCGCGCGAGCGGCGGAGGCCGCGGTCGACGCCTTCGCGGACGCGGTGCGCGCCGCGGGCGGTGCGTGCGTCGCGGTCGACGGCGGAGGAGCGGAGGCGGCGCTCGCGCGCGCGCTCGCGGCGCACGCGCCGCTGCGCGATGCGCGGCGGGTCGTCGCCGCGGGCGTCGCCCTCGCCGGTGCGCGCGGAGAGCACGCGGTGCTCGCGGCCGCGCTCGCACCCGGCGCGCGGCTCGAGGCCCTCGCGCGCGCCGCCGCCCCGCACGCGTTCGCCGACGTCGACGTCGCGGTCGTGCGCGGCGCGTTCGGCGTCGCCGAGAACGGCGCGGTCGCGCTCGCGGAGCGCGGACGCGCACTGCGCGGGGCGCTCCTCCTCTGCCAGCACCTCGTGCTCGTCGTCCGCGCGGACGACCTCGTCGCGGACATGCACGCGGCGTACGCGCGGCTCGCGGCGATCGCGCCGATCGAGGACCTCCTGGACGCCGACGCCGACGCCGACGCCGACGCCGATGCCGGCGCCGACGCCGGCGCGCGCGCGCAGTCGGCAGCCGCGGGGGGCGCCTGCTGGCGCGGCTTCGTCGCCGGCCCGTCGAAGACGGCCGACATCGAGCAGGCGCTCGTCACCGGCGCGCACGGCCCGCGCTCGCTGCTCGTCGCGGTCGAGCGCGCGACTCCGCTCCGCGCTCGCTAGGCGCGCGCCGCGCGCCCCGGGGCTGCCCGCGCCGGCCGCGCGCAGCGAACCGCTGCACGTCGCGCCGCGGGCGCTCGGCCATACTGCGCGCCGTGCGCCGGCGGCAGCTCGTCGAGCTCGAGGATCAGCCCTGGCTCCCGGCCGTCCTGCGCGACGCCGGCACCGCCTATCTGCGCTTCTCGCAGGAGGTCTCGCACCAGGAGCGCGCGCTCGCGCCCGTGCTGCGCGAGGTTCTCGAGCGCAGCGGCGGCTCGCGCATCGTCGACCTCGGCTCGGGCAGCGGCGGGCCGGTGTGCGCGGTCGCGCGCGAGCTCGCGCGCGCGGGGCGCCCCGTGCACGTCACGCTGACCGACCTGCACCCGAACGCCGCGGCATTCGCGTGGCTCGCGGCGCGCGCGCGCGACGAGGCCGCGCCCGACGGGGGCGCCGTCGCGCTCGCGATCGACGGCGAGCGCGAGCCGGTCGACGCGACGCGCGTTCCCCCGCGTCTTCGCGGCGTGCGCACGCTCTTCAACGCCTTCCACCACTTCCCGCCCGACGCGGCGCGCGGCGTGCTGCAGAGCGCCGTCGACGCGGGCGAGGCGATCGCCGTCTTCGAGGGCGTGTCGCGCCACCCGCTGTTCCTCGCGTCGATGCCCTTCGCCGCGCTCGCCGCCGCGCTGTCGGTTCCGCTCCTGCGCCCGTTCCGCTGGAGCTGGCTCGCGCTCGCGTGGGTCGTGCCGGCGATTCCGCTGCTCGTGCTGTGGGACGGCGTCGTCTCGTGCCTGCGCGTGTACGACGAGGGCGAGCTGCGCGCGCTGATCGACGCCGTCGACGGCGCGGACCGCTACGACTGGGAGATCCGGAAGATCGCGCTGCCGCCGTCGCCCGTGCCGGGCATCGCGTGCATCGGCGTGCCGCGCGCGCGCTGAACGCCGCGCGCGGCGCGGGCGAACGGAGGGGAGGGGCCGACGTGCTGCGACCGATCGCCGGCGACGACGCCGGACTGTGGACGATCGACCACCCGCTCGCGATGCCGGGCGGCATCGAGATGGGGACGCGCACGACGGTCGTGCGGCTCGCGGACGGCGCGCTCGCGCTGCTCGCACCCGGCCCGCTCGGCGACGACGACGTGGCGGCGCTGCGCGCGCGCGGGCCCGTGCGCGCGATCGTGGCGCCGAACGCCTTCCACCACCTGTTCCTCGCCGCCGCCGTCGCCGCCTTCCCGGACGCCGAGCGCCACGCGGCGAAGGCCGTGTGCGCGAAGTACCCCGCACTCGGGCTGGCTCCGCTCGCGGCGACGCCCGCGCCGCGCTGGGCCGGCGTGCTCGAGCAGGTGCACGTCGACGGCATGCCGCGGATGGACGAGACCGTCTTCTTCCACCCCGCGTCGCGGACGCTCGTGCTCACCGACCTGTGCTTCCACGTGCGGCGCGCCGCGAACGCGCGCACGAAGCTCTTCCTGCGCGTCGCCGGCGCCTGGGATCGCTTCGGGCCGAGCCGCCTCGCGCGCTCGATGATCCGGGATCGGCGCGCCCTGCGCGCGAGCCTCGACCGCCTGCTGGCATTCGACCCGGAACGCATCGTCGTGACGCACGGCGACCTCGTCGAGCGCGACGGGCGCGAGGCCTTGCGGAGCGCGTTCGCGGGCGTGGCCTGAGCGCGCGCCCGCGCGCGCTCCACCGGCGCGCGCTCAGCCCGCGCGCGCCCGGTCGGCGGCGAGCGGCGTCACGAGGCGCGGCAGCACCTCGCCGATCGCACCGCGCACGATCGCGTCGGCGATCGCGTCCATCTCCGTCGGGTCGCCGTTCACGATCACGATGCGCGCGCCCGCCGCGCGCGCCGTCGGCACGACGCCGGCGATCGGGTAGACGGCGAGCGTCGACCCGATGGCGAGCAGCAGGTCGCAGCGCTCGGCCGCGGCGAAGGCACGCTCGAGGTCGCGCTCGACGAGCGACTGGCCGAACGAGATCGTCGCCGACTTGAGGATGCCGCCGCAGCGCTCGCAGGCCGGGTCGTCGTCGCCCGCGCGCACGCGCTCGACGACGCGCTCGATCGGTCCGCGGTCGCCGCACGTCATGCACACGGATTCGCGCATCGTCCCGTGGATCTCGACGACGCGCTCGGGTGCCGTGCCGGCCTTCTGGTGCAGGCCGTCGACGTTCTGCGTGATCAGCGTGTGCAGCTTGCCGCGGCGCTCGAGCTCGACGAGCGCGGCGTGGCCGGCGTTCGGCTCGGCGCGCCAGTTCGCGGGGTCGGCGCGGTGGCGCCAGGCCGCGCGCCGCACCTCCGCGTCGGCCATGTAGTGCTGGATCGTCGCCATCTTCTCCGCGGCCGGGTTCTTCGTCCAGAGTCCGTTCCTGCCGCGGAAGTCGGGAATGCCGGACTCGGTCGAGATGCCCGCGCCCGTCAGCGCGACGACGCGCGACGCGGCGTCGATCCAGCCGCGCACGTCGTCGAGCGTCGCGCCGATCGCCTCGGGGCCCGCCGTCGTCACGGAGCGCCCGCTACTGCCAGCCGCTGCCGGCGCCCTTCACCATCGCGAAGGGGCCGACGGGCCACGCATAGCATTCGACCATCAGCTGGTTGACCTGCTCGTGCGTCGCGACGCCTTCCTCGACGACGCGCGCCGCCTCGCGCAGCATCGCCGCGTAGATGCGGTTCGCGACGAAGCCCCACGCCATCGGGGCGTCCTTCACGACGACGGGGTGCTTGCCGCAGGCCTCCGCCGTCTCGCACACGATGCGGCGCGTCTCCTCGCTCGTGGCGTCGGTGACGACGATCTCGGCGAACTTCATGACGACGGGCGGCGACGCCCAGTGCCAGCCGATCACGCGGTCGGGCCGGCCGGTCGCCGCGGCGAGCGCCGCGATCGGGAAGCCCGACGTGTTCGACGCGAGCACGGCGCGCTCGGGCGCCGCTTCGTCGAGCTGGCGCAGCGTGCGCACCTTGAGGTCGAGGCGCTCGGGCACGCACTCGAGGACGAGGTCGCAGCTCGCGGCGGCCTCGAACTCGCCGGTGAAGGTGAGCCGCGCGTGTGCGGCCTCCGCCTGCTCGCGCGTGAGCTTGCCGCGCTCGACGGCGCGCTCGAGCCCGAACCGCCCGGTCGCGACGCTCTCGCGCGCCTTCTCGAGCGCCGCCGGCGCGACGTCGCAGCAGACCGTCTCGAAGCCGAACGTCGCGGTCGTCTGCGCGATCCCGCTCCCCATCACGCCCGCGCCGATCACGCCGATTCGCAGCGCCATTCCCTCGTGCACTCCTTCCCCGCGCAGCGGCGGCCGTGGATGTCGGACGGCGGCGCGCGGAGGCCGCAGTCTACCCGTCCCGGTGCTCGAGGCGCGGGGCGCATCGGCCGATGGGGCCCGGGTCCCTGCGCGCGAGGCGGGGCGCCGAGCGCTCGCGCGCGACGCGGGCGGCGACGAGGAGGGCCGATGGCGGCGCGGCGGGGCGAGTCCGAGCAGGAGCGGCGGCGCTTCGAGCGTCTGCGCCACCGGCTCACGTGCGAGCTCCACGCGGAGGGGCGCAAGACGAACGGCGTCGTCGTCGACGTGTCGCCGCGCGGGCTCTTCGTGCGCACGGGAACCGGGACGACGCCGCCCGCCGGCACCGAGCTGCGCGTCGTGCTGCAGGGCGCGGGCTTCGACGACATGGAGCTGCGCGCAGTGCTCGCGCGCACGCAGGTGGTGCGGCGCGAGCTCGTCTCGGCCGGCGCGGGCGGCATCGGGCTCGAGATCGTGTGGGCGCCCGAGGCCTACTACCGGCTGCTCGTTCCGCTCATGACGGACGGCGACGCGGACGGCGACGCGTAGCGCGCGGCCGCGGCCGCGCTCGC
This genomic interval from Myxococcota bacterium contains the following:
- a CDS encoding PilZ domain-containing protein, producing the protein MAARRGESEQERRRFERLRHRLTCELHAEGRKTNGVVVDVSPRGLFVRTGTGTTPPAGTELRVVLQGAGFDDMELRAVLARTQVVRRELVSAGAGGIGLEIVWAPEAYYRLLVPLMTDGDADGDA
- a CDS encoding Sir2 family NAD-dependent protein deacetylase is translated as MTTAGPEAIGATLDDVRGWIDAASRVVALTGAGISTESGIPDFRGRNGLWTKNPAAEKMATIQHYMADAEVRRAAWRHRADPANWRAEPNAGHAALVELERRGKLHTLITQNVDGLHQKAGTAPERVVEIHGTMRESVCMTCGDRGPIERVVERVRAGDDDPACERCGGILKSATISFGQSLVERDLERAFAAAERCDLLLAIGSTLAVYPIAGVVPTARAAGARIVIVNGDPTEMDAIADAIVRGAIGEVLPRLVTPLAADRARAG
- a CDS encoding class I SAM-dependent methyltransferase, which translates into the protein MRRRQLVELEDQPWLPAVLRDAGTAYLRFSQEVSHQERALAPVLREVLERSGGSRIVDLGSGSGGPVCAVARELARAGRPVHVTLTDLHPNAAAFAWLAARARDEAAPDGGAVALAIDGEREPVDATRVPPRLRGVRTLFNAFHHFPPDAARGVLQSAVDAGEAIAVFEGVSRHPLFLASMPFAALAAALSVPLLRPFRWSWLALAWVVPAIPLLVLWDGVVSCLRVYDEGELRALIDAVDGADRYDWEIRKIALPPSPVPGIACIGVPRAR
- a CDS encoding 3-hydroxyacyl-CoA dehydrogenase family protein → MALRIGVIGAGVMGSGIAQTTATFGFETVCCDVAPAALEKARESVATGRFGLERAVERGKLTREQAEAAHARLTFTGEFEAAASCDLVLECVPERLDLKVRTLRQLDEAAPERAVLASNTSGFPIAALAAATGRPDRVIGWHWASPPVVMKFAEIVVTDATSEETRRIVCETAEACGKHPVVVKDAPMAWGFVANRIYAAMLREAARVVEEGVATHEQVNQLMVECYAWPVGPFAMVKGAGSGWQ